CGGGCACGGGCCCAGGACCGGCTCTCCCTCCAGCAGGATTTCTCCGGTGCTCGGTTCCTCGAGGCCAGCTAAGGTGCGGATGAGAGTGGATTTTCCGCAACCAGACTGCCCGATGACACACATGAATTCTCGGCGATGGACCGTGAAGTCGATCTCGCGCAAGGCCTCCACCGGACCTCCCGAGCTGGGGTAGATCTTCCCCAAACCACAGACCTCCATCGCGGCTGGCCTCTCCTGCAAACGTCGAAATCGCTCGGCGGTCTCCGGGCTGAGCGGGCGATCTTGCAAGGCTGTCTGCGTGGGTGACATGGTCTAGGCCGCTTGCTTGCGGACGACTTTTTCTCCCTTGGTAGCTGGCTTGCTGAGGAACCACTGCCGAATTCTCGCCACCGCCTTGCCGATCCAATTCTGCTTCTCCCCCACCCAGGGGAAGAAGACGCACCGCAGCGCTTGCAGGATCTGGTCGGTGAAAAAACCGGTGAACCCAATCAAGAGAATGACGGCGTAGACAATGTCGAAATTGAAACGGCGGCCCTGGGTATCGATGATTTCCGTCAACCCACTCTTCACTCCCAGAAGCTCGGCAATCACCAGCCAGGTCCAAGCCCAGCCCAGGAGAATGCGGAGATCATTGTAGAGCCGATCGAGAATTCCGGGGATGACCACGCGGAAGATGAGCGATCCGCGTCCCGCTCCCAGCGTTTGGGCCGCGTCCAGCAAGGAGGCATCCAGGGTGCGGGTGGTATTGGCCACCATCAAGATCATCTGCGGCACGGTCCCCAGGAAGACGAGCGTCATCTTGGGAGCTTCATGGCTGCCCAAGAGGAAAACCAAAAGCGTGCCGAAGGCGGGCGCCGGCATGTAGCGAAAGAAATCCACAAAGGGCTCAAAAAGCTTGGAAAAGAAGGCAAAGGTTCCCGCTAACAAGCCAATCGGAATTCCCACCAAACAGGCGATGAGGAAGCCGCCGAAGACAATCGCGAGAGAAGTCTGGTAGCGGGTAAAGAGACTCGAATCCTCGCGGGCGCTCGTCCCTTCGATCAGTTGCTGCGCCGCCAAAAAGACCTCGTGGGGAGCAGGCAGGTAGGAGGGCCGGCCAATGGCTTTCTTGCCGGAGGGGACCAAATGCAAGAGCGGCTCTTTGGGAAAAAGAGAGGACTGGTAGGTCGGACTGGCCGCTGAGAGCACCTCCCAGTTCGCTTGCACGATTTCGAGATTCTCCTGGGAGAGGAAGCGGTTCGGCAGTCTCTTCTCTCCCGTCGCCAAGTCCCGCCAAAGAGCATAAAAACGTTCGTCGGCTGTGTCTTGCTCCTCCGTCATCCAAGCCATTTCCACCGCAATCGGGTGGAGGCGACGAAGCACCTTTTTGTTGGAGCGAGCGCTCAGCCGAATCTCGCTCGGCAGCAGAGAGGTTCCCGCGAGGTAAGCGCGGATCTCCTCGTTTTTATGGCGGACCATCTTTTGGTAGGCTTGAAAGACCTCCTTCTCCATCACATCCCGGCCGGGCCGATAGATGGTCTGAAAGACGTGCGGTTCTTCAGGGGCCGCCGGATTGGCCACTTGCCCGCGAAGATCGGTCGCGATCCGCAGTTCAAAACTGACCGGCCACAAACCAGGGGTGTAGGCAAAAAAGCTCCAGACAGCCAGCGGCAGGAGAAAAGAGGCCCCCATCAAGAGAGTCACTCGGGAGCTGGGGAGACTCCCCCGCACCTTGAACCAAGGCTTGCGGGACTTGGGCGGAGAAGAAGGCATGGCCAAAAAGTTCGAACGAAAAAGAGACTTTTGGAAGGGGGCCTGCCCAGGGGCAGAAAGTGGCGCGCCGCCTTCGGGGCGCGCCACTGAAACGCAAAAGCGCGCGACCTACTCCGCTGCGAACTCAGCGATGAGAGAGGGATCGATGAACGCTTTGTAATCCATGGGCGCTTCATACACGCCATACTTCACATTGAAGTCATCGGAAATCTTGGACGAGCCATAGATAGAGCCGAAACCTTCCGCCTCTTTCCAAATGGGGAGGGCTTCTTCCAAGGTCAGGATGTAAGTGCCATCCAAAAACGGCTCATACTCTTCCGGGGTCACGCTGACTCGCTTGGCTAGGATCTCAAGAGCCTCGTCCAGGTTGTCCTCGTCCTTCATGTATTCGACGATCTTGTACCAAACCCCAATCAGCTTCATCCAAGTTTCCCGGTGCTCTTTGAGCGATTCGGGCGTCACAAACAAGCAATCGTAGATGAGGCCGGGCGCTTCCGCCGAGGAGAAGACCACTTTTGAGCCGGGGACTTCGCGGAGGGCGGTGCCAGAGCTAGGTTGCCAAGCGGCCACCGCTTCGACCGCGCCCGTTTTCAGGACCTGGGGCGTCTGATCGGTGGGCGTGTTCACGATCGTGATGTCCTCTTCGGTCATGCCGTTGTCCTCGAGGGCTTGCAGCACCAGCAGGTGGGTCACAAAGCCTTCTTCCAGCCCGACTTTTTTTCCCTTGAGGCTCGGCACGTCGTCGAAACCCGGTGCCGCGATGAACATGTCATTGCCATTGGAATAATCATTGATGAGAATGCAAATCGACGGTTGATCGACCCCGATCACCAAGGCGTCGCCATTGGTCATGTGACAGCCGTCCAGGTTTCCAGCGGCGAAGGCGTCGAGCGAGCCCACGTAATCCATCCATTCAAACTCCACCTCGATGCCCTCGAGCCATCCCTTTTCGATAGCGATCGACCAAGGCGTCCAGCCGGGCCAGTCACTGTAGGCGATCTTCAGGGGCTCCGCTTGGGCGAGGGAGGCACCAAAAACGACCGCGGAAGCGGCCACGTTCCTTAGCCACTGGGTGGCGGAATGATTCCTTTTCATGGTAGTGCGCGTTGTTGTTGTCCTTGATTTCGATAATACTTTTCTCGTATTTCGTATTAACCGAGGGTCGCAGCATGTGTGCCAAGGCAAAGATCGCGCGGAGGACGCGCGCCTCCGCCGGCGCTCCGCTTTCTCCTCGCCAAAACGGCTTCCCAAGCGAGTGTGCTGCCATGTGGTTTTCAAAAAGGCTCTCATGAATCGACCCACCCCACGAGGCGCTTGGGAGGGACTGCGGAAGAGGGTCGAGTTTCGCTCGGAGGTCTATGCCACGGCTGCGGTGGCGTCCATCGTGGGGCGCTTGGCCACTCGCGCCTTTCGCGCTTTCGGCTGGGAAAAGGCGGCCAAGGCGCAATCGCTCCTGACTTCCGCCACGTCTTTTTGGACCGTTTCCTCGCTGGCCGCGGCCTCCTGGATTCATGATCGCTCACCTCTTCATCGCTGGACTTGGTTGCCCGATGCCCTCGGCCAGCTTCGCCCCACCCGGGCCGCCAATGTGCACGCTGGATTCGATGAAACCAGCACCGCCCTCAAAGAGCACTTGCCTGAGACAGAATGGACGATCTTGGATTTTTTCGACTCCGCAGCCCTCAAGTCGGCCAGTCTCCAAAAGGCACGCCGGCTCTACCCTCCTCCCGAGGAACAAAAGCTCACCCACCTCCACCAATGGCCGATCCGGGACGGCGAGTTCGATGCCGTCTTTTTTCTCCTAAGCGCTCACTACCTGAAGAAACGAGAATCCAGAAGAGCGCTCTTGTCGGAGGCGAAACGTTCTCTCGGCGAGAGCGGGAGGGTCATCCTAGTCGATCACTTGCGGGATGTGGCCAACGGCTTGGCCTTCGGCCCCGGCTGCCTAACTTTTCCTAGAGAAGAGGCGTGGTTGGCAGACTTTGCGGCCGTTGGCTTGGTGGAGCGCCGCTTCTTCCGCCTGACCCCCTTTCTGGGGGTCTTCGTGCTACAAAAAGAGGCGTAAAGAGGCCCTCATTTTTGCCCCCTTTTTTGGTCTTTGTCCGTAGGGTGTGGCATGCCCTCACGTGAAGGCGAGGCCTTCGAAAGACGTCGAAAAAAACTCGCAGCCCCCCTTAAAGATTACCGTCCCGTCCGCCTGGCCGTCTTGCTTGGTTCGCTCCTGGTAGTTCCTGCTTTGGCCCTCGTTCGGATAAAGACTTTCCTCCCCCCGGGGGTGCTGTTGCCTTACTTGGTGTCGGTCAATGGCCTGGGCTTGCTGCTCAACTGGGTGGACAAAACCCGGGCTCAAGCGCGACCAGGGAAGCGCGGTCGCCGGCCGGCCCGCGTGCCCGAGTCCGTTTTGCACACGGTGGAATTGTTGGGCGGGTGGCCCACTGCTTTGGCTACCCAGCAGTTGATCCGTCACAAGACTCGCAAGATCTCTTACCAAGTCGTTCTCTGGGCCATCATCACCCTCTATCTCATTGCGTCGATTGGCTTTCTCCTGCCCAAATCGCTTTGAAAACGGTTCGAACTCGGGCCTCTTAATACCAAGCTGCCGGATAAAGTGGTAGAACGGCCGCGTGAATTTCGGGGCAGACCAAGGCACGACGAGGGCGTGGTGCGGGCACCACAACCGAGGAGCAACGCAGCGCTGGCTCGAAAGACTCCGGCTCTTCCTTCCCCGCGCTTCAGCGCCTCTTCCCCACAACACCTTCCCTCCATTCTACCTGTGAATTCTGGAGCTTGGTATCAATACCCCAGCCAAGGCCCTAACCACCTCTCCGCTTCCTCGAGGGTCTGTCCCTTCCTCTGGGCGTAGTCTTCGACTTGGTCTTTTTGCAGCTCGCTGATGCTGAAGTAGCGGCTCTCGGGATGACTGAAAAAGAGCCCGCTGACCGCCGCGCCAGGGTGCATGGCTTGGCTCTCGGTCAGGGTGACGCCCGTTCGCTCGCTGGCATCCAGTAGCTCGAAAAGGACCGGCTTCTCCGTGTGGTCTGGCTGGGCCGGGTAGCCGGGAGCGGGCCGGATGCCGCGATAGAGTTCTTTGATGAGCTCATTGTTGTTGAATTCATTCGGCCGCTCGTAGCCCCAGGCCACGCGAGCACGGTGGTGGAGCAGCTCCGCGCAAGCCTCCGCACAGCGATCCGCCACCGCCTTGATGAGGATGTTGCGATAGGGATCGTTCTTCTCCTCCCACTCCCGGGCCCACTCATCGGCCCCATGGATGCCCACCACAAAGCCCCCCAGGTAGTCCTGGCGGCCGGATTCCTCTGGAGCCACCAAATCAGCCAGGGCCTGGTGAGGTTTGTCCTTGGTCTTTTTGGCGACCTGTTGGCGCAAGGTGTGAAAGACGGTCCGGACCTCCTGGCGCTTTTCGTCCTGCCACAC
This sequence is a window from Verrucomicrobiota bacterium. Protein-coding genes within it:
- a CDS encoding ABC transporter permease codes for the protein MPSSPPKSRKPWFKVRGSLPSSRVTLLMGASFLLPLAVWSFFAYTPGLWPVSFELRIATDLRGQVANPAAPEEPHVFQTIYRPGRDVMEKEVFQAYQKMVRHKNEEIRAYLAGTSLLPSEIRLSARSNKKVLRRLHPIAVEMAWMTEEQDTADERFYALWRDLATGEKRLPNRFLSQENLEIVQANWEVLSAASPTYQSSLFPKEPLLHLVPSGKKAIGRPSYLPAPHEVFLAAQQLIEGTSAREDSSLFTRYQTSLAIVFGGFLIACLVGIPIGLLAGTFAFFSKLFEPFVDFFRYMPAPAFGTLLVFLLGSHEAPKMTLVFLGTVPQMILMVANTTRTLDASLLDAAQTLGAGRGSLIFRVVIPGILDRLYNDLRILLGWAWTWLVIAELLGVKSGLTEIIDTQGRRFNFDIVYAVILLIGFTGFFTDQILQALRCVFFPWVGEKQNWIGKAVARIRQWFLSKPATKGEKVVRKQAA
- a CDS encoding DUF1294 domain-containing protein: MPSREGEAFERRRKKLAAPLKDYRPVRLAVLLGSLLVVPALALVRIKTFLPPGVLLPYLVSVNGLGLLLNWVDKTRAQARPGKRGRRPARVPESVLHTVELLGGWPTALATQQLIRHKTRKISYQVVLWAIITLYLIASIGFLLPKSL
- a CDS encoding class I SAM-dependent methyltransferase produces the protein MNRPTPRGAWEGLRKRVEFRSEVYATAAVASIVGRLATRAFRAFGWEKAAKAQSLLTSATSFWTVSSLAAASWIHDRSPLHRWTWLPDALGQLRPTRAANVHAGFDETSTALKEHLPETEWTILDFFDSAALKSASLQKARRLYPPPEEQKLTHLHQWPIRDGEFDAVFFLLSAHYLKKRESRRALLSEAKRSLGESGRVILVDHLRDVANGLAFGPGCLTFPREEAWLADFAAVGLVERRFFRLTPFLGVFVLQKEA
- a CDS encoding ABC transporter substrate-binding protein, which encodes MKRNHSATQWLRNVAASAVVFGASLAQAEPLKIAYSDWPGWTPWSIAIEKGWLEGIEVEFEWMDYVGSLDAFAAGNLDGCHMTNGDALVIGVDQPSICILINDYSNGNDMFIAAPGFDDVPSLKGKKVGLEEGFVTHLLVLQALEDNGMTEEDITIVNTPTDQTPQVLKTGAVEAVAAWQPSSGTALREVPGSKVVFSSAEAPGLIYDCLFVTPESLKEHRETWMKLIGVWYKIVEYMKDEDNLDEALEILAKRVSVTPEEYEPFLDGTYILTLEEALPIWKEAEGFGSIYGSSKISDDFNVKYGVYEAPMDYKAFIDPSLIAEFAAE